A portion of the Corynebacterium jeikeium genome contains these proteins:
- a CDS encoding amino acid ABC transporter ATP-binding protein has protein sequence MISIAEVNKHYGDYHALRDINLEIPAGQVVVILGPSGSGKSTLCRTINRLETIDSGEIRINGKLLPEEGKELTRLRAEVGMVFQQFNLFSHMTIRDNVTLAPLKVRKISKAEARERADKLLARVGIAEQADKYPAQLSGGQQQRVAIARALAMDPKVMLFDEPTSALDPEMINEVLDVMTDLAKGGMTMVCVTHEMSFARRVADRILFMADGAIVEDTDPETFFTNPQSDRAKDFLAKIVGH, from the coding sequence ATGATTTCGATTGCCGAGGTGAACAAGCACTACGGCGATTACCACGCTTTGCGCGACATCAACCTGGAAATCCCAGCTGGCCAGGTCGTAGTTATCCTCGGCCCCTCCGGCTCTGGTAAATCCACACTGTGCCGAACCATCAACCGCCTGGAAACCATCGACAGCGGCGAAATTCGCATCAACGGCAAGCTCCTTCCCGAAGAAGGTAAGGAACTCACCCGCCTGCGCGCTGAGGTCGGCATGGTCTTCCAGCAGTTCAACCTCTTCAGCCACATGACCATTCGCGACAATGTCACGTTGGCCCCACTGAAGGTCCGCAAGATCTCCAAAGCCGAGGCCCGCGAGCGTGCGGACAAGCTGCTCGCCCGTGTCGGCATTGCGGAACAGGCTGACAAGTACCCGGCGCAGCTCTCCGGCGGTCAGCAGCAGCGCGTCGCCATCGCACGCGCCCTGGCCATGGACCCGAAGGTCATGCTTTTCGACGAGCCCACCTCCGCGCTCGACCCGGAAATGATCAACGAGGTCCTCGATGTCATGACCGACCTGGCCAAGGGCGGCATGACCATGGTTTGCGTCACCCACGAGATGAGCTTCGCCCGCCGCGTGGCCGACCGCATCCTGTTCATGGCCGACGGTGCGATTGTCGAAGACACCGACCCGGAGACCTTCTTCACCAACCCGCAGAGCGATCGTGCCAAGGACTTCTTGGCCAAGATCGTCGGACACTAG